A single window of Pseudomonas benzenivorans DNA harbors:
- a CDS encoding PAS domain S-box protein, with product MKTRHLILESCLLVTAFALFGTGLLSLLDYLGSQHLSQHSVVLRPDSSVFAMLMGGLLLSAIRQLRTFVTLFATLLTVASLYTLTHNHLAGGAEVGHSWISGSMRVRSEMALAALAGTLAITLSLGNLLAKRAAQAIGAAIILFAISSQLSDFHPDLGTFRLALRHAANNVANLFAVILGASIIALTQLPSVSRSRLDRPSLAAGLICTLLSCTGWYLLSLQNIESVNRESRVLLAKTQSAIIRTQADRLALIQRMSERWQSLGDLPPENLWQQEVRSYLHDFPGLGLIAVLGPDLSPLLQGARDPQQSSWLNHFLSDSQLRRWLERARQDGGSQISPVAPGAESIPRVLISSQLSLPDQPALTVVASLDIHDTMKSLSDQHLSDLGVRLYEGDTLLFAPSGEPLNHFAIQVGSLDVPVNEDRAWRLISYLDHPHLGNVLSYLPTLVLLFGLSLSGLLMLSQRVVRLNADRTQNAQELNHELQATLSQQHSLQLLNRRIMQFSRDVLCSIDKQGRFLEISPSCERVFGYKAEELIGQPYIELVLPEDRQNTEAETAAIVTGRRTHRFRNRYRHPDGRILHILWSADGSGQDETLFCVAHDITALVQSQTYTEAQRDILSLISSDHPQAEILDSICQMVEALEPEALCSILLLDETGLHLQTGAAPHLPSALNQALEGTAIGPKAGSCGTAAYRRQVVVVEDIATDPLWEDHRDLALANGLHACWSFPLLTREGKVLGTLALYNRRPYAPNQEQVEHLATAAQLATIAITRAHDRQTQQESEQRFRSLFTFNPDAVLSFDLNGHFQQVNGAARQLAGLAQEQLTHRHFIDMVVAEDAERTAQHFASACKGIPQRYETRIRNSNGELLNLDVTNLPIIVDGQIVGVYGIAKDITGRELMTDALHQALLEAEQRTDQLRGLSAAAIASARLLEREALSHYLVNQIRQVIGVHQVMLVAPEGDSGHPTVTSSLSSQDAPRHHGTSPWAETALLRQLMAVEQPICLSQHALETDPYWGGFAGKLGNSGHAPLRGLLLAPLLDNGGHTIGMLLLSDKLQDDFDQDDLAIALQFSQMAVSALENIRLLNEVKGGEQRLKSQLAFTSAITDSLSEGLLAVDSAGLVTFVNPAAEALLGTQEQRLLGQPLHSVLPLDPASCNLQDQPALEGELCLQTGDSRTLLYDARPLSSNAEHAGWVIALDDVTAQRLGDQAMRERNQFFNLSLEMFCMLSLSGHFIQVNPAFASTLRYSEEHLIGKAYMDLIHPQDRPMVKSAVQQLQFGQSIEELIIRVWDADQELHWLQLSATLSDDRVIYCAARDITERKESEKQLRLLQRSLESSYNGVLIVDAQAEDLPIIYANPAFERITGYSPDEILGHNCRFLQRGDSSQKGIKAIRHSLARNSEVHAVLRNYRKDGSPFWNDLYISPVLDEGGQVTHFVGVQNDISEERRYQDELSFNASHDVLTGLPNRTLLEDRLGQSCQLSHRYKRSVAVMFIDLDGFKQINDTNGHHFGDQVLIEVARRLSAQVRAGDTVARMGGDEFVVLLPDLAQKEDAVQVAERMLRAISRPYQIDGTDFHTSASIGITLNDGSIEHPMQLIQQADLAMYKAKQEGRNNYLWFTEDLSLAVRERAGLRGELQKAIEGEDFELYYQPQIDSRSGRVVGLEALLRWQHATRGFISPMTFIPVAEESGQIIPLSLWVLDTACRQIRQLADQGMSKLSVAVNISPVHFQRKNFLETIRAALEKYALNPEQLALEITESVLLNNTDQAIESLQQLRALGVGIAIDDFGTGYSSLGYLKRLPIDKVKIDRSFIREIISDSNDAAITRGIISMAHHLKLKVVAEGVENEPQVAFLRKSHCDQFQGYHFAKPMPFAALENFLHYHMQVHAPVMDQSSEEENLQTILLVDDEENILRALVRVLRRDGYKILTATRARDAFELLAKHHVSVILSDQRMPEMSGTEFLSRVKDLHPHTIRMVLSGYTDLKSVTEAINQGAIYKFLTKPWDDQQLRQDIHQAFQQFNASELKTANRV from the coding sequence ATGAAGACCCGCCACCTGATCCTTGAAAGCTGCCTACTGGTAACCGCCTTTGCGCTGTTCGGCACCGGCCTGCTCAGCCTGCTCGACTACCTGGGCAGCCAACACCTGAGCCAACACTCTGTGGTTTTGCGACCCGACAGCTCGGTCTTCGCCATGCTGATGGGCGGCCTGCTGCTCAGCGCCATTCGTCAGCTGCGCACCTTTGTGACGCTGTTTGCCACGCTGCTGACGGTCGCCAGCCTGTATACCCTGACGCACAACCACCTGGCCGGCGGCGCCGAAGTGGGACACTCATGGATCAGTGGCTCCATGCGAGTGCGCAGCGAGATGGCCCTTGCCGCCTTGGCAGGCACCCTGGCCATAACCCTGAGTCTGGGAAACTTGCTGGCCAAGCGCGCGGCGCAAGCCATTGGCGCCGCGATCATCCTGTTCGCGATTTCGTCGCAGCTGAGCGATTTTCACCCCGACCTTGGCACTTTCAGGCTGGCGCTCAGGCATGCCGCCAACAACGTCGCCAACCTGTTTGCGGTGATTCTAGGCGCTTCGATCATAGCGCTTACGCAGCTACCCAGCGTTTCGCGAAGCAGACTGGACCGCCCCTCGCTGGCCGCCGGGCTTATCTGCACCCTACTCAGCTGCACCGGCTGGTACCTGTTGAGCCTGCAGAACATCGAATCCGTCAATCGTGAAAGCCGGGTGCTGCTGGCCAAGACACAAAGCGCCATCATCCGCACCCAGGCGGACCGCCTGGCACTGATACAGCGCATGAGCGAACGCTGGCAGTCGCTTGGCGATCTGCCCCCGGAGAATCTCTGGCAACAGGAGGTGCGCAGTTACCTGCATGACTTCCCGGGGCTGGGACTGATCGCCGTGCTCGGCCCAGACCTCAGCCCCCTGCTACAGGGTGCTCGCGATCCGCAGCAGAGCTCCTGGCTCAACCATTTTCTCTCCGACAGCCAGCTGCGCCGCTGGCTTGAGCGCGCAAGGCAGGACGGGGGTTCGCAAATCAGCCCGGTCGCGCCAGGCGCCGAATCAATACCCAGGGTACTGATTAGCAGCCAGCTGAGCCTGCCTGACCAGCCCGCCCTGACGGTGGTCGCGAGCCTGGATATCCACGACACCATGAAGAGCCTGAGCGACCAGCATCTCAGTGACCTCGGCGTACGGCTCTATGAAGGCGATACCCTGCTGTTCGCCCCCTCCGGTGAGCCGCTGAACCACTTCGCCATTCAAGTGGGCTCTCTCGATGTCCCGGTGAATGAGGATCGGGCCTGGCGACTGATCAGCTACCTGGATCACCCACATCTCGGCAACGTGCTGTCCTACCTGCCAACGCTGGTACTGCTGTTCGGCTTGTCCCTGAGCGGTCTGCTGATGCTCAGCCAGCGAGTCGTGCGCCTGAACGCCGATCGCACGCAAAACGCGCAAGAGCTCAACCATGAACTGCAGGCAACCCTGAGCCAACAACACAGCCTCCAGCTGCTTAACCGCCGCATCATGCAGTTCTCGCGCGATGTGCTCTGCTCCATCGACAAGCAAGGCCGCTTCCTCGAAATCAGCCCCTCCTGCGAGCGGGTGTTTGGCTACAAGGCCGAGGAACTCATCGGCCAGCCATACATAGAGTTGGTTCTCCCCGAAGACCGACAGAACACCGAGGCAGAAACCGCCGCAATTGTCACCGGACGCCGAACCCACAGATTCCGCAACCGCTACCGCCACCCTGATGGACGAATACTGCATATCCTTTGGTCAGCGGACGGTTCAGGGCAGGACGAAACCCTGTTCTGCGTGGCGCACGACATTACCGCTCTGGTACAGAGCCAAACCTACACCGAGGCCCAACGCGACATCCTCAGCCTGATCTCCAGTGATCACCCACAGGCAGAAATCCTCGACTCCATCTGCCAGATGGTCGAAGCTCTGGAGCCAGAAGCGCTCTGCTCCATCCTCCTACTCGACGAAACCGGCCTGCACCTGCAAACCGGCGCAGCCCCCCACCTTCCCAGCGCACTCAACCAGGCCCTCGAAGGCACCGCCATCGGCCCCAAGGCAGGCAGTTGCGGAACGGCCGCGTACCGCCGTCAAGTCGTGGTGGTCGAGGACATCGCAACGGACCCGCTCTGGGAGGACCATCGCGACTTGGCACTGGCCAACGGCCTGCACGCCTGCTGGTCATTCCCACTGCTGACCCGAGAGGGCAAGGTGCTGGGTACCCTTGCCCTCTATAACCGCCGCCCCTATGCGCCGAACCAGGAGCAGGTCGAACACCTGGCGACGGCCGCGCAACTGGCCACTATCGCCATCACCCGCGCCCATGATCGCCAGACGCAACAAGAGAGCGAGCAACGATTTCGCTCGCTGTTCACTTTCAACCCGGATGCCGTGCTTTCCTTCGACCTCAATGGCCACTTTCAGCAGGTCAATGGTGCCGCCCGGCAACTGGCCGGGCTCGCTCAGGAACAACTAACCCACCGACACTTCATCGATATGGTCGTCGCCGAGGACGCTGAGCGCACGGCTCAGCACTTTGCCTCGGCCTGCAAGGGCATCCCCCAGCGCTACGAGACGAGGATCCGCAACAGCAATGGCGAGCTGCTGAACCTGGACGTGACCAACCTGCCCATAATCGTCGACGGACAGATCGTCGGCGTATACGGCATCGCCAAGGACATCACCGGCCGCGAGCTGATGACCGACGCTCTGCATCAAGCGCTACTCGAAGCCGAGCAGCGGACAGATCAGCTGCGTGGCCTCAGCGCTGCGGCCATCGCCAGCGCGCGCTTGCTTGAGCGCGAGGCCTTGTCCCACTACCTGGTCAACCAGATTCGCCAGGTCATCGGCGTTCATCAGGTCATGCTGGTTGCCCCGGAAGGCGACTCCGGACATCCGACAGTCACCAGCTCGCTATCCAGCCAGGACGCCCCCAGGCATCACGGCACCTCGCCATGGGCAGAAACCGCACTCCTACGGCAGCTCATGGCAGTCGAGCAACCGATCTGCCTGAGCCAGCACGCCCTCGAGACCGACCCCTACTGGGGTGGTTTCGCCGGCAAGCTCGGCAACAGCGGGCATGCGCCTCTACGCGGTCTCCTCTTGGCACCGTTGCTCGACAACGGCGGCCACACTATCGGCATGCTGCTGCTCTCGGACAAGCTGCAGGATGACTTCGATCAGGACGACCTCGCCATCGCCCTGCAGTTCTCGCAAATGGCGGTTTCCGCGCTGGAGAACATCCGCCTGCTCAATGAGGTCAAGGGCGGCGAGCAACGCCTGAAGTCCCAGCTCGCCTTCACCTCGGCCATCACCGACAGCCTGTCCGAAGGACTGCTGGCGGTCGATAGCGCGGGCCTTGTGACCTTCGTCAACCCGGCGGCCGAAGCGCTCCTCGGCACACAGGAACAGCGGCTGCTCGGCCAGCCGCTGCACAGCGTGCTGCCTCTGGACCCCGCCAGCTGTAACCTGCAGGATCAGCCGGCACTCGAAGGCGAACTCTGCCTGCAGACCGGCGACAGCCGGACCCTGCTCTATGATGCCCGGCCGCTGAGCAGCAACGCCGAGCACGCTGGCTGGGTAATCGCCCTGGATGACGTCACCGCCCAACGCCTGGGGGACCAGGCCATGCGCGAGCGCAACCAGTTCTTCAACCTGTCGCTGGAAATGTTCTGCATGCTCAGCCTGTCGGGTCACTTCATCCAGGTGAACCCGGCATTCGCCAGCACCCTGCGCTACAGCGAGGAGCATCTGATCGGCAAAGCCTACATGGACCTGATTCACCCGCAGGACCGGCCCATGGTCAAGTCGGCAGTCCAGCAACTGCAATTCGGGCAATCGATTGAAGAGCTGATCATTCGCGTCTGGGACGCCGACCAGGAACTGCACTGGCTGCAACTCAGCGCGACCCTGAGCGATGACCGCGTGATCTACTGCGCAGCGCGCGATATCACCGAGCGCAAGGAATCAGAGAAGCAACTACGCCTGCTCCAGCGCAGCCTGGAGTCCAGCTACAACGGCGTACTAATCGTGGATGCGCAGGCCGAGGATCTGCCAATCATCTATGCGAATCCGGCATTCGAGCGAATCACCGGCTATAGTCCCGACGAAATCCTTGGCCATAACTGCCGCTTCCTTCAGCGTGGCGACAGCAGCCAGAAGGGCATCAAAGCAATTCGCCATAGCCTCGCCCGAAACAGCGAGGTGCACGCCGTCTTACGCAACTACCGCAAGGACGGCTCGCCGTTCTGGAACGACCTGTATATCTCTCCCGTTCTCGATGAAGGCGGGCAAGTCACTCACTTCGTTGGCGTCCAGAACGACATCAGCGAAGAGCGGCGTTACCAGGACGAACTCAGCTTCAATGCAAGCCATGACGTGCTCACCGGCCTACCCAACCGTACCCTGCTGGAGGACCGTCTGGGTCAGAGCTGTCAGCTTTCCCATCGGTATAAGCGTAGCGTTGCGGTCATGTTCATTGACCTTGATGGTTTCAAACAGATCAACGATACCAACGGGCACCATTTCGGCGATCAGGTCCTGATTGAGGTCGCGAGGCGACTGAGCGCGCAGGTCCGTGCCGGTGACACGGTGGCCAGAATGGGCGGCGACGAATTCGTCGTGTTGCTACCGGACCTGGCTCAGAAGGAAGACGCCGTGCAGGTAGCGGAGCGCATGCTTCGAGCTATTTCACGCCCCTATCAGATCGACGGAACCGACTTCCACACCAGCGCCAGCATCGGCATCACCCTGAACGACGGCAGCATCGAACACCCCATGCAGCTCATCCAGCAGGCGGATCTGGCCATGTACAAGGCCAAGCAGGAAGGGCGCAACAATTACCTGTGGTTTACCGAAGACCTGAGCTTGGCCGTTCGCGAACGCGCCGGACTGCGCGGCGAACTGCAAAAGGCCATCGAAGGCGAAGATTTCGAACTCTACTACCAGCCGCAAATCGACAGTCGCAGTGGCAGGGTAGTCGGCCTGGAGGCCCTGCTCCGCTGGCAACACGCCACGCGCGGATTCATCTCACCGATGACGTTCATCCCAGTTGCGGAAGAAAGCGGACAGATCATTCCGCTCAGCCTCTGGGTGCTGGATACCGCCTGCAGACAGATTCGCCAGCTTGCCGACCAGGGCATGAGCAAGCTATCGGTAGCGGTAAACATCTCCCCGGTTCACTTCCAGCGGAAGAACTTCCTCGAAACGATAAGGGCCGCCCTGGAGAAGTACGCGCTCAACCCAGAGCAACTGGCTCTTGAGATTACCGAGTCGGTGCTGCTGAACAACACCGACCAGGCTATCGAATCCCTGCAGCAACTGCGGGCTCTTGGCGTTGGAATCGCCATTGACGACTTCGGCACGGGCTACTCCAGCCTCGGTTATTTGAAGCGGCTACCGATCGACAAGGTCAAAATTGACCGCTCCTTCATCCGGGAGATCATCAGCGACAGCAACGATGCCGCCATTACCCGCGGCATCATTTCCATGGCCCACCATCTGAAGCTGAAAGTAGTGGCCGAAGGTGTGGAAAACGAGCCCCAGGTGGCCTTTCTCAGAAAAAGTCATTGTGACCAGTTCCAAGGCTACCACTTCGCAAAGCCCATGCCTTTCGCGGCCCTTGAAAACTTTCTTCACTATCACATGCAGGTGCATGCCCCTGTCATGGACCAGTCCAGCGAAGAGGAAAACCTGCAGACCATTCTCCTCGTCGACGATGAAGAGAACATTCTTCGCGCCCTCGTCCGAGTTTTGCGGCGTGACGGCTACAAGATCCTCACCGCAACTCGCGCCCGAGATGCCTTCGAGCTACTCGCCAAACATCATGTCAGCGTCATTCTCTCGGACCAGCGGATGCCGGAGATGAGCGGTACGGAGTTTCTCAGTCGCGTCAAAGATCTGCACCCCCACACGATCAGGATGGTGCTTTCCGGCTATACCGACCTGAAATCCGTCACAGAAGCCATCAACCAAGGCGCCATCTACAAATTCCTGACCAAACCGTGGGATGACCAACAATTGCGCCAAGACATCCACCAGGCGTTTCAGCAGTTCAATGCAAGCGAGCTGAAGACAGCCAACCGTGTTTGA
- a CDS encoding ATP-binding protein, translating to MDNRLAPVLCSLIEQVDMGITVFDAEFMTLNRNRFISPRSGRNLRPATGRPFTQRFPETDAERCNCQVGLARDRHGNGHIHRRECPPLRHEGALQRVDLHRGLDTTFNLVSSELKYKAELTEEYDDLPKVECTPSQINRVVMSPLVNAARAIEPFGHITLRTACNDDWVWTEVEESSTDITTEALERLCAPVFSTKSLGRGTGLGFSLSRSIEQSRPAAVAT from the coding sequence ATGGATAACCGCCTGGCCCCAGTGCTCTGCTCCCTGATCGAGCAGGTCGACATGGGAATCACCGTGTTCGACGCCGAGTTCATGACCCTGAACCGGAACAGGTTCATCAGCCCGCGCAGTGGCAGGAATCTGCGGCCGGCCACCGGCCGACCATTTACCCAGCGCTTCCCGGAGACCGACGCCGAACGTTGCAACTGCCAGGTGGGGCTGGCGCGGGATCGGCACGGCAATGGCCACATCCACCGGCGTGAGTGTCCTCCACTGCGCCATGAGGGGGCACTCCAACGTGTCGACCTGCATCGAGGCCTGGATACCACGTTCAATTTGGTCAGCAGCGAACTCAAGTACAAAGCCGAGTTAACCGAGGAGTACGACGACCTGCCGAAAGTCGAATGCACTCCCTCACAGATCAATCGGGTGGTGATGAGCCCGCTCGTGAACGCCGCCCGCGCCATCGAACCGTTCGGCCATATCACCCTGCGCACGGCCTGCAACGACGATTGGGTCTGGACCGAGGTCGAGGAGTCCAGTACCGACATCACCACCGAGGCCCTGGAGCGCCTCTGCGCCCCCGTCTTTAGCACCAAATCACTCGGCAGGGGCACTGGCCTCGGCTTCTCCCTGTCGCGCAGCATCGAGCAGTCCAGACCAGCGGCAGTCGCAACATGA
- a CDS encoding bifunctional diguanylate cyclase/phosphodiesterase, with protein sequence MATAQPLPFPSAPGEPPATPLRGSVKGALVALVLGMLALLLWQLHLESQQLQDNQRQLNREFNTQLANHLGLSMDLKARAGLAMLAPFDQPPATARQRAAVLDSLRAVFPNVQSLAWLGPRGGILDDSEPRADDAVFLGQLYRRSQGQPYHYAFSTHAEGRIYVLLRQAENSSTSGYWALRMTTSTLREWLYEHRLDDYHWLLEDSLAQRVIASRQDRPAPSSAAFPPVTAEDLAQSLLLTPLKGSEWQLRALFNERKVRAKLLPNLATKFALFVLCTLLTLFALYRLLCEQRRLHELNAASQRSLHQAAGALSAIEERVLVTDGNGLIRYLNPQAEALFGRASRDAQSRHLLELMPHLDPLLLHHTAFHSEQGPDLVEIPQQGVSRLFAISRRELSDEGRHQGLVWVLRDVTEEQQATRVLKETRRRYQDIFEGTGTALCVLDLSALHDYLSQLQLRDGVDLDRWLQANPQRHGELLQRLRCTESNQMALRLLGASSNDQAWQHLINSGPLRPGGFRMQLLTALLENTGQLEMEQRISTPQGHERHLWLVLRLPESAEDLRAVTLSISDVTSRKRIELSLIERERFWSDVVRAVPDTLYVHDVANRRVLFSNHHLGLQLGYSQIELKSMGERFWEHILHPDDSDYYWRIRNLQQVLGDGVLLDSQLRWRHQNGAWRWFSIREQALQRDDTGRVSRLLGIAKDITEQIERSESLRASEQRYRLLAESISDVIFSTDSSLKLNYVSPSVQPVLGFTTEWVLSNGFRSLASNPAQLTDLNQLLERVRGGLGTPQRMAELRQQLQPQLFVFDCLRADGRRIPVELRLVPMWDEHGRFEGLLGVGRDIAQQRRAEKELRMAATVFEHSTAAILVTDPAGYIVQVNKAFSRVSGYSSAQVLDQLPSMLTADRQQASHLQYILGQLNQRGSWEGEVWLKRRSGESFPAWVGITAVQDEEGDLVSYVCFFSDISERKASEQRIHRLAYYDALTQLPNRTLFQDRLHTALQHGERHQQWVVLMFLDLDRFKPINDSLGHAAGDRMLKDVATRLSACVDADDTVARMGGDEFTLLLQSSTSQEAALNRAIHVAEQILASLARPFILEGREFFVTASIGIALSPQDGDELSQLMKNADTAMYHAKERGKNNFQFYQADMNASALERLELESDLRHALDLGEFILHYQPQFSGNGQRLTGVEALLRWQHPRRGLVPPDDFIPVLEELGLVGQVGDWVLAEACRQLKEWHLAKIRVPKVSVNLSARQFADGDLDRRIAAILEDSGVPPACLELELTESILMQDVTGALGTLADLKALGLCLAIDDFGTGYSSLNYLKQFPIDVLKIDRSFVDGLPDGEQDGQIACAIIAMAHSLNLAVIAEGVETQAQLDFLRVHECDEVQGYLLGRPMPAKQFAAQFGGAALFILS encoded by the coding sequence ATGGCGACAGCCCAACCCCTGCCGTTCCCCAGCGCACCCGGCGAGCCACCGGCAACGCCGCTGCGTGGCTCGGTCAAGGGCGCACTGGTGGCACTGGTCCTGGGCATGCTGGCGTTGCTGCTCTGGCAGCTGCACCTGGAGTCGCAACAGCTGCAGGACAATCAGCGCCAGCTCAACCGCGAGTTCAACACCCAGCTGGCCAACCACCTCGGCCTGAGCATGGACCTCAAGGCGCGCGCCGGCCTGGCGATGCTCGCCCCCTTCGACCAGCCTCCGGCCACGGCGCGCCAGCGCGCCGCCGTGCTGGACAGCCTGCGCGCGGTGTTTCCCAACGTGCAGAGCCTGGCCTGGCTCGGCCCGCGCGGCGGCATCCTCGACGACAGCGAGCCCCGGGCCGACGATGCCGTGTTCCTCGGCCAGCTGTACCGGCGCAGCCAGGGGCAGCCCTACCATTACGCCTTCAGCACGCACGCCGAGGGGCGCATCTACGTGCTCTTGCGTCAGGCCGAGAACAGCAGCACGAGCGGCTACTGGGCCCTGCGCATGACCACCAGTACCCTGCGCGAATGGCTCTACGAGCACCGTCTGGACGATTACCATTGGTTGCTGGAGGACAGCCTGGCGCAGCGGGTGATCGCCAGTCGTCAGGATCGCCCGGCGCCCTCCAGCGCGGCCTTCCCGCCAGTGACCGCCGAGGACCTGGCCCAGAGTCTGCTGCTGACGCCCCTCAAGGGCAGCGAATGGCAACTGCGTGCACTGTTCAACGAGCGCAAGGTACGGGCGAAGCTGCTGCCGAACCTGGCAACCAAGTTCGCCCTGTTCGTGCTGTGCACCCTGCTCACGCTGTTCGCCCTGTACCGCTTGCTGTGCGAGCAGCGCCGCCTGCACGAGCTCAATGCCGCCTCGCAGCGCTCGCTGCACCAGGCCGCCGGCGCCTTGAGCGCAATCGAGGAAAGGGTGCTGGTGACCGACGGCAACGGCCTGATCCGCTACCTCAACCCCCAGGCCGAGGCGCTGTTCGGCCGGGCCAGCCGGGACGCCCAGAGCCGGCACCTGCTGGAACTGATGCCGCACCTCGACCCGCTGCTGCTGCACCACACCGCGTTTCACAGCGAACAGGGCCCGGACCTGGTGGAGATCCCACAGCAGGGCGTGAGTCGGCTGTTCGCCATCAGCCGCCGCGAGCTCAGCGACGAGGGTCGTCACCAGGGCTTGGTCTGGGTGCTGCGCGACGTCACCGAGGAGCAGCAGGCGACCCGCGTGCTGAAGGAGACCCGGCGTCGCTATCAGGACATATTCGAAGGCACCGGTACGGCGCTGTGCGTACTCGACCTGTCCGCCCTGCATGACTACCTGAGCCAGTTGCAGCTGCGCGACGGCGTCGACCTGGACCGCTGGCTGCAGGCCAACCCGCAGCGCCACGGCGAACTGCTGCAGCGCCTGCGCTGCACCGAGAGCAACCAGATGGCCCTGCGCCTGCTCGGCGCCTCAAGTAACGATCAGGCCTGGCAGCACCTGATCAACAGCGGCCCGCTGCGCCCCGGCGGTTTCCGCATGCAGCTGCTCACGGCCCTATTGGAAAATACCGGCCAACTGGAAATGGAGCAGCGGATCAGCACGCCCCAGGGCCACGAGCGCCACCTGTGGCTGGTCCTGCGCCTGCCGGAAAGCGCGGAGGACCTGCGTGCGGTGACCCTGAGCATCAGCGACGTCACCAGTCGCAAGCGCATCGAGCTGTCGCTGATCGAGCGCGAGCGCTTCTGGTCCGACGTGGTGCGCGCCGTGCCCGACACCCTCTATGTGCATGACGTGGCCAACCGCCGGGTGCTGTTCAGCAACCACCACCTGGGGCTGCAGCTTGGCTACAGCCAGATCGAGCTGAAGAGCATGGGCGAGCGTTTCTGGGAGCACATCCTGCATCCGGACGACAGCGACTATTACTGGCGTATCCGCAACCTGCAGCAGGTGCTCGGCGACGGCGTGCTGCTCGACTCCCAGCTGCGCTGGCGACACCAGAATGGCGCCTGGCGCTGGTTCAGCATTCGCGAGCAGGCCCTGCAGCGCGACGACACCGGGCGCGTCAGCCGCCTGCTGGGCATCGCCAAGGACATCACCGAGCAGATCGAGCGCAGCGAGTCGCTGCGCGCCAGCGAACAGCGCTATCGCCTGCTGGCCGAAAGCATCAGCGACGTGATCTTCTCCACCGACAGCAGCCTGAAACTGAACTACGTCAGCCCCTCGGTGCAGCCGGTGCTCGGTTTCACCACTGAATGGGTGCTGAGCAATGGTTTCCGCAGCCTGGCCAGCAATCCGGCCCAGCTGACGGACCTGAACCAGCTGCTCGAGCGGGTGCGCGGCGGCCTGGGCACCCCCCAGCGCATGGCCGAACTGCGCCAGCAGCTGCAGCCGCAACTGTTCGTCTTCGACTGCCTGCGCGCCGACGGCCGGCGGATTCCGGTGGAACTGCGCCTGGTGCCGATGTGGGACGAGCACGGACGCTTCGAAGGCCTGCTCGGCGTCGGCCGCGACATCGCCCAGCAGCGCCGCGCGGAGAAAGAGCTGCGCATGGCCGCCACGGTGTTCGAGCACTCAACCGCGGCGATCCTGGTCACCGACCCGGCCGGCTACATCGTCCAGGTCAACAAGGCCTTCAGCCGGGTCAGCGGCTACAGCTCGGCCCAGGTGCTCGACCAGCTGCCGAGCATGCTCACCGCCGACCGCCAGCAGGCCAGCCACCTGCAGTACATCCTCGGCCAGCTCAATCAGCGCGGCAGCTGGGAGGGCGAGGTCTGGCTCAAGCGCCGCAGCGGCGAGAGCTTCCCGGCCTGGGTCGGCATCACCGCGGTGCAGGACGAGGAAGGCGACCTGGTCAGCTACGTGTGCTTTTTCAGCGACATCAGCGAACGCAAGGCCAGCGAACAGCGCATCCACCGCCTGGCCTACTACGACGCCCTGACCCAGCTGCCCAACCGCACGCTGTTCCAGGACCGCCTGCACACCGCCCTGCAGCACGGCGAACGCCATCAGCAATGGGTGGTGCTGATGTTCCTCGACCTCGACCGCTTCAAGCCGATCAACGACTCCCTCGGCCACGCCGCCGGCGACCGCATGCTCAAGGACGTGGCCACCCGCCTGTCGGCCTGCGTCGACGCCGACGACACGGTGGCGCGCATGGGCGGCGACGAGTTCACCCTGCTGCTGCAGTCATCCACCAGCCAGGAAGCCGCGCTGAACCGGGCGATCCATGTGGCCGAACAGATTCTCGCCAGCCTGGCCCGGCCGTTCATCCTCGAGGGCCGGGAGTTCTTCGTCACCGCCAGCATCGGCATCGCCCTGAGCCCCCAGGACGGCGACGAGCTGAGCCAACTGATGAAGAACGCCGACACGGCCATGTACCACGCCAAGGAGCGCGGCAAGAACAACTTCCAGTTCTACCAGGCGGACATGAACGCCAGCGCCCTGGAGCGCCTGGAGCTGGAGAGCGACCTGCGCCATGCCCTCGACCTGGGCGAGTTCATCCTGCATTACCAGCCGCAGTTCTCCGGCAACGGCCAACGCCTGACCGGCGTCGAGGCACTGTTGCGCTGGCAGCACCCGCGCCGCGGCCTGGTGCCGCCGGACGACTTCATCCCGGTGCTGGAAGAGCTCGGCCTGGTGGGGCAGGTCGGCGACTGGGTATTGGCCGAGGCCTGCCGCCAGCTCAAGGAGTGGCACCTGGCGAAGATTCGCGTGCCCAAGGTGTCGGTCAACCTGTCGGCCCGGCAGTTCGCCGACGGCGATCTGGATCGGCGCATCGCCGCCATCCTCGAAGACAGCGGCGTGCCCCCGGCGTGCCTGGAGCTGGAGCTGACAGAGAGCATCCTGATGCAGGACGTCACCGGCGCCCTGGGCACCCTGGCCGACCTCAAGGCCCTGGGGCTGTGCCTGGCGATCGACGACTTCGGCACCGGCTACTCCTCGCTGAACTACCTCAAGCAGTTCCCCATCGACGTGCTGAAGATCGACCGCAGCTTCGTCGACGGCCTGCCCGACGGCGAGCAGGACGGGCAGATCGCCTGCGCCATCATCGCCATGGCCCACAGCCTGAACCTGGCGGTGATCGCCGAGGGCGTGGAAACCCAGGCCCAGCTCGATTTCCTGCGCGTGCACGAATGCGACGAAGTGCAGGGTTACCTGCTCGGCCGGCCCATGCCCGCCAAGCAGTTCGCCGCCCAGTTCGGTGGTGCGGCGCTGTTCATCCTGAGCTGA